Sequence from the Panicum virgatum strain AP13 chromosome 5N, P.virgatum_v5, whole genome shotgun sequence genome:
TTGCATTCCACAAGCATGTGCTCAGGAAGGCCCATACTTACCTTCGCAGATCAAAGTTCCTATTCATAAGCCGTGCAAGCTCAGTACAATCCTTCTGCAGCAAAGCCCTGTGGCCATCAAGCGCTAGCTGCGCTACTTCCTTCATACATGATATTATAAACTCATCACCATTAAGCCATCTTTGCCTAACACTGCTGTGGACCTATGTTATAAACATAGATGACTGTTAATTTGAAGGACTGAAACATATCAATCTTATTTTGTGGTGCAATGAAAAAATTTAAGTATGAATGTAGTTTATTGATTTAATTCAGTAAGAACCTTGCCAGAGTCACTGGGGTTCTCTGCATAGATGAGGTATAGAGGAGGAAGCAGATTGACATCCAAAGGTCTGTATATGCCATGACCCAGCTTGTCCATATGCTCTTGGCTAAAATCCTGGGTGAAACAAATTGAAACATTAACAAACAGTTCACACTAGCTAGCAGTATATATGCTGTATGCAGGAGCTTAACAGTAAATAAGGAATGCTTGTATCGCGTACCATATAAACCAGTCCCCCATAAACCTGTGCCACACGGTCCTGAAGTCCAGCAACAATTCCAAGCTCTTTCTCAGCATCGAGAATCAGATTAGGTCTCAATTCAACTTTTATTAAATGCCTGACATCATAGAAGTCAAGAAGGCAGTTTAGAGCAGCACAAGCAATCGCGCTTGAACCAGATAGCCCAGCCTACAGAACAAAAGAGTCAAGATAACATTAATCTCCAACTCAGAAGCATATCAAGAAAATGTTATAGCTAGGAATTAACTACAGAGCTTCATGAAAATATTGCTAAAAATCTTCATGTTGTCAGTTTTTAGGGATGATGTATCTTTCCTCCAGCTATCACACATAAGATCACATGAAATGGAAGCAGCCAATTGCAACTGAATTAAAGAGGCAAACAAAGGAAGAGGATTTTGATTAGTTACCTGCCGAGGAATATTAGTATCGTATGATAAGGTGAAATTTTCAGCTTTTAGACTGATATTATTTTGAATACAGTGATTGTAGAAAACTTTACAGATAGCCATCAGCAGCCGAACACCTCCATAGTATCCTTCATTTTGCAAACGACTCACCTAAAAAAAGGCGAAAGGAATTAATACGGACCAACTATCTGTTTAAATAATGGTAAAGGCATAGTTAAGTGCCTTGATGTTTCCGCAACATCTgtccctaaaaatatttcttcTTAGCGAAAGTGAAACCTGATTCTAAGTGTTTTGCCTttgtgttagagtatattagagatatctctatattaggtagattaggattgtatccgtatcctaccatatctgtaggagaggcttcttgccctccaagtcatgtatCCCTATATATTCAGCCCCAAGGCTCAGGCTCATACATACACAACATTACACCAATTCtactctcctacatggtatcacgagtttaGGTTTCGATCTAGGGCACAAACCCTAAAGCTTCCGCTGCTCGGCGACTCTTCTCCTTCGTGCCGCCAGTCGGCAGTCCTCCATCGTGCGCGACCTTCGCGCCCCCTCGCCGGCCTTCTAGTGCGCCTCTAGGGAGATCACCCATGAggatctccgccgggggcagcgcccctGTTTAGGGGCGGATCCTATTGATCCGCCCGCCACCACGGTCGTCTTCGCAGCAGCAGATCGAGGTCTCCTCCTCCGCACTCGTCTTCGCCGGGCCATCGCCAGACCCGTCCCTGAGCCGTCGTCGTCACCGCCAGCGTTCTTCGCGTGGAGAAAGATGGATCTCGCCCCGTCCCGTGCCGCCGTGGTGGCGGCCGGGCCCGGCAACGCCCAGATCCCAGCCGTCATCAACCTCCGCTGCCTGGTGGCGGTGCCCGCCAGTGGGCGTGCTCTGCACCTCCGCTGCTCGGGGACGGCGTCACAGGATGGAGCCGCGCGGACTCGTCTCACTGCCGCTGGGGGCGGAGTCAAGCCGTGCCGTCGCCTGTCGTCGGGCACCGCAGCCTCTGCGTCTGCTGCGCGTGGCCACTGGGAAGGCATCGCCATCGTGGGAGGGAACTGTCGGTGTTACCGCACGAGCGCCGCCAGCTCGCGATGCCCAGCTCTGCCCTgtcctctctttctctgtccgtGTCCGTGCTGTCACAGGCATGGTAAAGAGACGAGATGAGGATAAGGGCAAGGAGGTTCATTGCTACGTGCACCCGTGAGATGCACATGGCTGATCTCGTTTTATTTTTTTGCTGCTGCAACTTTTCTTTTTGGTTTACTCGATCACTGATCAAGATTGTGTCGCCCACGGGCCTCGCGACTCTACTTTGACGTTGGCATCGACTtcaccggcctcctcctctccgACCCTGCGGCATGGCGAGATGGCCGGCACCCTGGGGGCGCTCGttttcgccgccgcctcgtccgcaCGTCGACCATCAccggctcgtcgtcgccttCACCGATCGGGACGCCTTCACCGACTTCGCCCACCGTCGTTTCGCCACACGCTACTCGGTCTGATCAGCCGATGTGCATGATCCACTCGGATCCCGTGACGTCCGTCCTCGTCGAGCGCGCCCTTCACCGAGCACGGAGGGCTGTCGCTGTGTCGCCTCTTCGAGCAGCAGTGGCGTCACCCCGTGGTCTTCTCCGCCGTTGCTTCCTCACTGCCGTCGACCACGTCCCCGACCTCATCGTCGACTCGTCGCTGCGCGTCCCACGCATGGTACGAGTTCTTCGCCATCTctttcgagcgccgccgccgcatcatcCGGATCATTCGGCATTGTGCTGAAAAATCTGGGTTCCCCTCGCTTCGTCTAGCACAACCACGTCGCCAGCATCGCCATCTCGTCCCCGACTCCTTCGTTTactccagcaacagcaggcgttggcatcttctacctcgccttcttctgcgcctgcgaccgccatggaggccttctctgctggtccccCTCGGCGACGACGTCTGGTTGTGCATCATCTCTTGCACGTCCGGTATTGGCAACACCGGTGCGTGCCCATCGTCCCTGATGCGTTCCCGAGCCTGGCAAACTCAGGCATGTGTTGCCCGATGGCCTGACTGCATCGACTTCGGCATCACTCCCTCGACGACTGTCTCGACGCGTCGCCatcttcgtctccggcgtcttctccattacgccaccaccatggcgcctcctcgtgcgcccgCGGCTTCATGTGCGGCTACCTTGTCTTCGGCAACCTCGACATAGCTACGTCGACCACGGCTACCCTACGCACGGCATCATCGACCATGGCTACTCGTCCTCAGCCCGACTacctcgacatcggcacaaagggctatcatctgctTGAGCAACCTTGTGGGTTTCCACTCCAGCCACAGCATCTGCGGTGCACTGACCGTTGTGACTATGGGGGGATGTCAGTTTACCAACTTCtctccagtctcaccgtctgtgacgctcccgctgtgactgcgggggggtgttagagtatattagggatatctctatattaggtaGATTAGGATTTTATCCGTATCCTACCATATCTGTAGGAGAGGcttcttgccctccaagtcatgtacccctGTATATTCAGCCCCAAGGCTCAGGCTAATACATACACAACATTACACCAATTCTACTCTCCTACACTTTGTATGCCACACCTTCTCCAAAAATAGTAAACAAAAAAGTTGCTTTCATAACAATACCAGGATCACACCATTCGTGTTAGGAAGATAAGGCTCATTCGTATTGAAACTTAGTTAAAGAAGAAATTAACTGGCGCCAATCTCTTTCAGAAAGACACATTTTTCTGTATCCTAAGCTTTATTTTCTTTAGCATATGAGGGGTGGGTGTTCTGGAGATACAATTCATAAAGAAAATTAGATGTCACTGTGCAACTTGTTCTTGTTCAACACAAATGGATTCCATGGATTGAAAATGTGCAGAAATGAAagatgtacaactacattcTATGATTGTGTTTGCTTGCAAAATCACAGTGCTTGATCTATTACAATGATGTAATTCAAATCATCCATGACCATCTTGAGCCGGGCAGTTGGTAAAGAAATGAACAATTGATAGAGATTATGATATGTCATCAGCAGGAGGGAATGCAATGAAACATAGTGGGTGAGAGGCTATGACATGGTTGTATGATTTAAATCCCGATTACCGAATGAGATTTGGCCAAAAGAGGTCTAAATAAGCTAAAAGAAACATGAGAACATATTCTTTACTTATGTTTTCTGGAATTAGATCAAAAGAAATCCCACAGCATAAGCAATTGACTGACCATCAGTTCAATATAAAGCAATCCTGAAAACAGATATTTCTTATATTATCTTCAGAAAGGGAGAGGAAGGTGGGTGGAAAAGAAGAGGGAGCACTAATTCCTGAGTTAGTGCCCTGTTCTGCTAGTCAGCTAGTGTCTAGTGTGCCATACTGCCATGAACCATTAGAAGGATCAGCTAGCCAATATAAAAAGAACTATCCCTCCTTTTTAACAAAGAAGTCATGGCGATGAAAGAAACTTATAATTCAATTGAAGAATAATCAACACCTTGGAGGTAAGGTAAGCACTGCTGCAGCTTCTGATTATCAGATCAAAAAGTCTTGCAgctttcctcttgttcttttggttgTAAGTAATGCCTATTTGTTGCATGAATTGGAAGTGCCATACCTCTACATGTTTAGGGACCCCAATCTTGAGGCAGCAGTGATAATCCTCTCGCTGAATGTAAATCTCTAGTAATGGAATGGGAGAATAGACATATAGAAAAACtgacagaaaaaaaaaggagaagagaggaggggaCTTACGAGGTGGGGCAGGGAGGGGAAGGCGACAAGATCATGGTGCGGGTGCGGTTGGATGAGCAGCTCGGGCGATGGGCGGAGGCGGACAGTGGCGGAGAAGTCAGTGATGGTGAAGGAGAGTGCCTTGCCGTTGTACACGTCGCTGGGGTTGCCAAGGAGCCCCACCCTCGCATAGGCATGCCGCTCAAATCCCATCTCCGCCTTCGTTGCCGCCGTCATTTCTTCATCCAAAGATGAGAAGTAGATTGAGGTTAGCTTGGCGCATCGCTAAGTGCTTAGTTTGGTGCCCGTCAGAGGACCTAAGCTGAAATTTGCCAAAGTACTACATATTTTGTAGCTTCATTAAAGTTTGTATTGTATAAGTGAGAATACATCAATGCAAAGTTTTCTCTTTAATTAAATACATCAATGCAAACTAATATACTGTTCAAAAGTGTAAGTGATGTCTATCAGTTGCATGAATTGGGAAGGCCATACCCCCTATCCATGTTTAGGGCCCCTAATCTTGAGGCAGCAACATAATCCTCCTGCTGAATGTAAATCTCTACTAATGGGATGGGAGAATAGACGTGTTTGGCTCTTCTGATTATTTTTTTTCAGGTAGATTGTCCTTAATGTAAATATACATGGGACCTATTTGTTTCTGCTTATCTGGACCTCGCTTTTCtgagaagcatgattctatgaTAAGCCAGTTGTCTGGAGAACCAGCTGTCTAGATAAGTTGGGTGTTTGGCAATCCTGATTATTTTGAGTTGATTCTCTGAGCTGAGTGGTAAAATGTCTGAATACGAGTAAAAGTCAATAATTCTTATGTTTTTTTAGTATCTTGACTAATAATTATATTGCAATTAGATCAAATATAGGTTAATGTCACAAATATACCAAAAGATATACCAACActaatttcaaaatttcaagtACATTAAATGATGGATAGAACTTAAAACAAGAAACTATAGTGGTAGCGATAGCATCACGCAATGCTACTAGAACCTCAGGGAAAAAAATCCTACACGTATTATAACAGTATTCTAGAACAAGCCATCTATGTAGCAAAACATGCATAATCATCCATCGAGCAAACTGGCATATCATCCACTACTTAAAATTAATAGCATTAAAACTAATAGCAAGAGAGGGGGATAAAAATTAACAGCATTAAAACTAATAGCAAGAGAGGGGGATACTTAAGCTGCAAAAGGGGAATCAGGCTCACAGTAAGGAGAGGCAGGCGGCGTCAGGGCAAGTGcaggggcgacggcgcggctcCAGAGGCAGGCGGTGTCGGGGGGAGGTAGGAAAACGCGGATCCGGATCCCAGGCGACGTCAGGGGAGGGAAGGTCGGCGCAGATCCGGAGGCAGGCGGGGTAGGAGCGgagggcaggggcggcggcaggagaAGGCAGGTCAGGTGCGGCGGCGTCTGCAGCGGGAGAGGGCAGGGGCGGCGTCGGCTGCGGGACCGCGAGCAGTGCCGTCGGCGGGAGTCGGCAGGGGCGGCGCAGGTAGAGGGCTGCAGCGCCATGGGCGGAGCTAAAGGGTGGGCCGGATGGGCCATACACGGCGGCCGTACAAGGCCCACCCTGCCAGTGGATTCGCGCCTCCTGCCAGTGGCAAAGCCGAGCCTGGCGTCCTCGCGACTGCCGGCAACCGCGCGAACGCCTGGCGCGGAGACCTCGCGTGCCACCGTCGGGCGGCACCCGCACGAACGCCGAGCTCGTAGATCTCACGGAGCACTGGCTGGGGCATGCGGACGGCAGGAGCGCAGGACTCGCCGGACAGTGATCCGTTCCTCGGCATCTCAGCATTCCTACCTCCGATCTGTGCATAGTAATAGCAGCGGCTTTAGATTTTATGAAGGTTTTAAACCGCCGGCTAAGCTATTTAGCGGCAGGGTTGTCGTTGCAGTATTTAGCGGGCTAAATACCATAACGACTGTTCTTTCTAACAGATATAGCCATCTATAGCGAAAGCTATTGCCGGctatttaaaattttgaattttatagTTATAAAAATCAGAGTTTGAGTCTGTAACCTAACTAGCCTAACGAGTTTGAGTTTGTAACCTCTGATCCGTGCATAGTAGTACTGAATGAACAATGAAATAAAAGTACAATTGCCTTATTTCAGATACGATTACAAATAAAGTACAATAAAATAAAAGTATTTAGGGTGTCAATTAGTAATCCTTAGAtgcccctccaaccctctttagttcaatttttttttactaatTCTCCAAAATGATATCTTATTTTGAAAAAATTAGTAcgaaattttgaactaaatagggttggaggtgcacttAAGGATCGCCAATTTGCACCCCTAAAAAGTACAATCGCTAATAAAATTACATTGATGAGACTCTACTCTTGGTCTGGTTGATGCTGCTGTGTACCGAACTTTTGCCATATGTGCTCTATCAAATCTTCCTTGAGCCGAGTGTGAGTTAATCGATTGCGAATTTCCATGTCTTTGTCTAGTACATCTGTGAATCCATAGATCGGTCCATGTGCAAGCCGGGTTAAATTTGGGGAAGATTGCCCTTTCTCATATGTGTTATCATCTGGTATGTCATAGATGCTTTTCTCATCCTCTATTATCATGTTGTGCAAAATAATACATGCATATATGATATTTGCGAGCTCTTCCCGCTCCTAGAGTCTTGCTGGGTGACGTATGATAGCCCAACGCTTTTGTAACACCCCAAAAGCTCGTTccacattttttctttctccttcgtGAAAGCTTGCAAACAATTTATGCTTTGCACTTAGTGGTCGGTTGATTGTCTTGACAAATAGGGCCCATTCTGGATAGATACCGTCAGCTAGATAGTAACCCTATTGTATTGTGACCTATTAACAGTGTACTAAAAAGCCGTTCATTTTCTTCTTCACTCCAATTGATGCATTGACGTCTCTTTGGTTCTTCTTCATTTCTATCACTTAAGTCTTCAATGTTGGCtgattgcttctcttgttgttCTAAGCATTGAGAACTAGATTCGGATCCATGGGAAGAAGTGTTGGCTGCAGCTCCTCCCAAATGGCCAAATTGAAGAACTGGTGGTGACCTATGGTCTGTAGGTGCACCCAAAGGAACAACACTTTCATGGAGATGAAATCCTTGAAAGCTAGGTGGAGGGGCTTGTAGCCAACTCCCTTTCTGTTGCACACCTTGAAATCTAGGAGGAGAATGGCTATATGGTGGGCCAAAAGGACCGAAGTTCTGTAGGAAATTTGATGTTCCAAAGGAAAACTGGGATTGGGGTGTAGGTGGTGAGATTTGGCCAGTATCCTATGAGTATTGGGTTGGAGAGCCTTGATTGAGGAGGCTTGAAAagtttcggggggggggggggggtccattGTAGAGTTCTAGGGTTGAAAATCTCAAGCTGAGGTGTGGAGAATGGAGGTCAAACTTTCAGTTTGTAGGCAAGGAGAGGGGGGCTCAAAGTTTCAGTTTTGTACAGGAGGCCAACGCCCAACGCCGAACACCCAATAGCTACCTTCCGAAGGCCAACAGCTCTTTCTTGTTTATTATTGTGTGTCAGAGGCATTGTAAATACTATTTTTTATTATCTTGGGCTGCCCATAGTATTATGGATGGCTTTTAGTTATAGACTGCTTATGGATCACCTCACAGTGTATCAGCTACATGATATTGAATATTTAATCCCTTATGGACTGGTTTTGCCAACATTATGGTTGCTCTAATTAGGGATGGAAACCGGAGGTGCGCTGCCATGAGCTTCGCGGGATCCCTAACATCCTCCTAGGCCTTCCGCACTGGCAGAGCCCCAGCTTCTTTGCCTACTTCCCGGCCAACACCATCGCTGCCAGTTTCGCAGTGGAGGATGATGCAATGAAAGGTTGGCGACGTTTTGCAGCAGTAATGCAGTATCGACGCTGATCTGCATCGGTCGCATTTTATGGTGCCATTTTGCAGCGAAAGcagttccttttttttctctgaagGGATAAATCTTACTCCATATTTAGCTCTAAAAAATTATCTACAGTACACATCaaatcgaatttttggacacatac
This genomic interval carries:
- the LOC120673759 gene encoding glucuronokinase 1-like isoform X3 encodes the protein MTAATKAEMGFERHAYARVGLLGNPSDVYNGKALSFTITDFSATVRLRPSPELLIQPHPHHDLVAFPSLPHLVSRLQNEGYYGGVRLLMAICKVFYNHCIQNNISLKAENFTLSYDTNIPRQAGLSGSSAIACAALNCLLDFYDVRHLIKVELRPNLILDAEKELGIVAGLQDRVAQVYGGLVYMDFSQEHMDKLGHGIYRPLDVNLLPPLYLIYAENPSDSGKVHSSVRQRWLNGDEFIISCMKEVAQLALDGHRALLQKDCTELARLMNRNFDLRREMFGDDVLGSVNIKMVEVARSVGASSKFTGSGGAVVALCPDGEAQAELLHKACQEAGFVVQKIKVAPSVLSDEELTSLSTC
- the LOC120673759 gene encoding glucuronokinase 1-like isoform X4; amino-acid sequence: MQQIGITYNQKNKRKAARLFDLIIRSCSSAYLTSKVSRLQNEGYYGGVRLLMAICKVFYNHCIQNNISLKAENFTLSYDTNIPRQAGLSGSSAIACAALNCLLDFYDVRHLIKVELRPNLILDAEKELGIVAGLQDRVAQVYGGLVYMDFSQEHMDKLGHGIYRPLDVNLLPPLYLIYAENPSDSGKVHSSVRQRWLNGDEFIISCMKEVAQLALDGHRALLQKDCTELARLMNRNFDLRREMFGDDVLGSVNIKMVEVARSVGASSKFTGSGGAVVALCPDGEAQAELLHKACQEAGFVVQKIKVAPSVLSDEELTSLSTC
- the LOC120673759 gene encoding glucuronokinase 1-like isoform X1, whose product is MTAATKAEMGFERHAYARVGLLGNPSDVYNGKALSFTITDFSATVRLRPSPELLIQPHPHHDLVAFPSLPHLREDYHCCLKIGVPKHVEVWHFQFMQQIGITYNQKNKRKAARLFDLIIRSCSSAYLTSKVSRLQNEGYYGGVRLLMAICKVFYNHCIQNNISLKAENFTLSYDTNIPRQAGLSGSSAIACAALNCLLDFYDVRHLIKVELRPNLILDAEKELGIVAGLQDRVAQVYGGLVYMDFSQEHMDKLGHGIYRPLDVNLLPPLYLIYAENPSDSGKVHSSVRQRWLNGDEFIISCMKEVAQLALDGHRALLQKDCTELARLMNRNFDLRREMFGDDVLGSVNIKMVEVARSVGASSKFTGSGGAVVALCPDGEAQAELLHKACQEAGFVVQKIKVAPSVLSDEELTSLSTC
- the LOC120673759 gene encoding glucuronokinase 1-like isoform X2; translation: MTAATKAEMGFERHAYARVGLLGNPSDVYNGKALSFTITDFSATVRLRPSPELLIQPHPHHDLVAFPSLPHLREDYHCCLKIGVPKHVEVSRLQNEGYYGGVRLLMAICKVFYNHCIQNNISLKAENFTLSYDTNIPRQAGLSGSSAIACAALNCLLDFYDVRHLIKVELRPNLILDAEKELGIVAGLQDRVAQVYGGLVYMDFSQEHMDKLGHGIYRPLDVNLLPPLYLIYAENPSDSGKVHSSVRQRWLNGDEFIISCMKEVAQLALDGHRALLQKDCTELARLMNRNFDLRREMFGDDVLGSVNIKMVEVARSVGASSKFTGSGGAVVALCPDGEAQAELLHKACQEAGFVVQKIKVAPSVLSDEELTSLSTC